One part of the Bradyrhizobium sp. CB1650 genome encodes these proteins:
- a CDS encoding protein-L-isoaspartate(D-aspartate) O-methyltransferase, with protein MRAEDLEALREEMLAVIAACAFALRDTIGKAAFDERVMTAMGKVPRHEFVPIELQPYAYENIPLPIGFGKTISQPFIVALMTDLLDIKADDSVLEIGTGLGYQAAILAQLARKVYSVEIIEELGEKAKQRLRQQGCSNVELKIANGYHGWSEHAPFDKVIVTAAPDLVPPPLIQQLTAGGKMVVPAGLPSTQQLILAEKLANGRMTMKEILTVRFSQLEETGPGL; from the coding sequence ATGCGAGCAGAAGATCTTGAGGCCCTGCGTGAAGAAATGCTCGCGGTCATCGCCGCCTGCGCCTTCGCGCTGCGTGACACTATTGGCAAGGCTGCCTTTGACGAACGTGTCATGACGGCTATGGGCAAAGTGCCGCGGCATGAGTTTGTGCCAATCGAGCTTCAGCCCTACGCGTACGAAAATATTCCACTTCCAATCGGTTTCGGAAAGACGATCTCGCAACCATTTATCGTCGCCTTAATGACCGATCTGCTCGACATTAAGGCCGACGACAGCGTTCTCGAAATCGGTACGGGTCTAGGCTATCAGGCCGCCATCCTCGCGCAGCTCGCCCGCAAGGTATACTCCGTTGAAATCATCGAAGAGCTTGGCGAAAAGGCCAAACAACGGCTCCGGCAGCAGGGCTGCAGCAATGTCGAACTCAAGATTGCGAATGGGTATCACGGTTGGTCAGAGCACGCGCCCTTTGACAAGGTGATCGTGACGGCCGCTCCCGATCTCGTTCCTCCTCCGCTGATCCAGCAATTGACAGCGGGTGGGAAAATGGTCGTACCGGCCGGCCTGCCCAGTACGCAGCAGCTCATTCTGGCGGAGAAGCTCGCCAACGGCAGAATGACGATGAAAGAGATTCTGACTGTCCGGTTCTCTCAACTCGAGGAGACTGGACCTGGCCTGTAA
- a CDS encoding tyrosine-type recombinase/integrase — protein MPDNPSVLLKDRPRTPWNKGKLIGSKPPLRPKHVWSIRTRLIVEGRARDLAMFNLAIDSKLRGCDVVALKVEDVAPNGYTLERATVRQRKTGRPVKFELTEQTRQAVEDYLRASGKKPGEFLFSGRRHGGHCMTTRQYARLVTEWIGSIGLDPRSFGRHSLRRTKATLIYRRTGNLRAVQLLLGHTKIESTVRYFGIEVDDALAIAEQVDVYPGRADMLCPTVIGRLGPTTKQLI, from the coding sequence ATGCCTGACAATCCATCAGTGCTGTTGAAGGACCGTCCCCGCACGCCCTGGAACAAGGGCAAGCTGATCGGATCCAAGCCCCCACTCCGGCCAAAGCACGTTTGGTCGATCAGAACCCGACTGATTGTCGAGGGCCGAGCCCGTGACCTCGCCATGTTCAATCTGGCCATCGATAGCAAGCTCCGCGGCTGCGATGTGGTGGCCCTCAAGGTCGAGGACGTTGCGCCGAACGGCTACACGCTCGAGCGAGCAACGGTTCGGCAGAGAAAGACCGGACGGCCGGTCAAGTTCGAACTGACCGAGCAGACGCGGCAAGCTGTCGAAGACTACTTGCGGGCGTCGGGCAAGAAGCCCGGCGAGTTTCTGTTCTCGGGCCGCCGGCATGGCGGCCATTGCATGACGACACGCCAGTACGCCCGCCTGGTAACCGAATGGATTGGCAGCATCGGGCTCGATCCGAGGTCGTTCGGTAGGCATTCATTGAGACGGACGAAGGCTACTCTGATCTATCGGCGCACGGGAAACCTTCGCGCCGTCCAGCTCCTGCTGGGTCATACGAAAATTGAGAGCACGGTCCGCTACTTCGGCATCGAGGTCGATGACGCGCTCGCGATAGCGGAACAAGTAGACGTCTACCCGGGCAGAGCGGACATGCTCTGCCCCACCGTCATCGGCCGGCTCGGGCCAACAACGAAGCAATTGATCTAG
- a CDS encoding saccharopine dehydrogenase NADP-binding domain-containing protein, whose translation MKRDFDLIVYGATGYTGRLIAEYLATSYRGDDAPSWAIAGRATDKLQKVRADIGAPDDLPLMKADAAEPACLRSICKRASVIITTVGPYQLHGPELVAACAATGTAYVDLCGEPAWMRRMIDAHHEEAKRSGARIVFSCGFDSIPFDLGVLTLQEKACEKFGRPARRVKARLRNVKGGMSGGTAASAQATLSAAARDPALIRLLTDPFALTPGFTGPSQPSGLIPEYDPSMNAWLVPFPMAPINTKNVHRTNFLLGHPYGTDFVYDEMMVAPGFGEIAHVATETFATMVSLFGTGGLKPGAGPTREEREKGFYDILFLGELPDGGRVEAVVTGDRDPGYGSTSKMIAESALCLVRDVQGEGGIWTPGALMGPALRKRLQERAGLTFSAR comes from the coding sequence GTGAAGCGGGACTTCGACCTCATCGTCTATGGCGCGACGGGTTACACCGGCCGTCTCATCGCCGAATATCTGGCGACGTCCTATCGCGGCGACGATGCTCCGTCCTGGGCGATCGCGGGACGCGCGACCGACAAGCTCCAGAAGGTGCGGGCCGACATCGGCGCACCAGACGATTTGCCTTTGATGAAGGCGGATGCCGCCGAGCCGGCCTGCCTGCGTTCGATCTGCAAGCGTGCGTCCGTGATCATCACGACGGTCGGGCCTTATCAGCTCCACGGTCCCGAGCTTGTGGCGGCCTGCGCGGCCACGGGCACGGCCTATGTGGATCTCTGCGGCGAGCCGGCTTGGATGCGACGCATGATCGACGCCCATCACGAAGAGGCGAAACGGTCCGGCGCGCGCATTGTCTTCTCCTGCGGCTTCGATTCCATCCCGTTCGATCTCGGCGTGCTCACGTTGCAGGAGAAGGCGTGTGAGAAATTCGGACGCCCGGCGCGGCGCGTCAAAGCCCGCCTGCGCAACGTGAAAGGCGGCATGTCTGGCGGCACCGCAGCGAGCGCTCAGGCGACATTGTCCGCCGCCGCGCGCGACCCGGCCCTGATCCGGCTGCTGACCGATCCCTTCGCGTTGACGCCGGGGTTCACCGGGCCGTCTCAGCCGTCGGGCCTCATCCCCGAATACGACCCGAGCATGAACGCGTGGCTCGTGCCGTTCCCAATGGCACCGATCAACACCAAGAACGTGCACCGCACGAATTTCCTGTTGGGTCATCCCTACGGCACGGACTTCGTTTACGACGAGATGATGGTCGCGCCGGGATTTGGGGAAATCGCTCACGTGGCGACGGAGACGTTCGCCACGATGGTTTCCTTGTTCGGGACCGGCGGTCTCAAACCCGGCGCAGGCCCGACTCGGGAAGAGCGCGAGAAAGGCTTCTATGACATCCTCTTCCTGGGCGAGCTGCCGGATGGCGGACGGGTCGAGGCAGTCGTCACGGGTGACCGCGATCCGGGCTACGGCTCGACCAGCAAGATGATCGCCGAGAGCGCTCTCTGCCTCGTGCGTGACGTGCAGGGCGAGGGCGGCATCTGGACGCCGGGCGCGCTGATGGGGCCGGCCTTGCGCAAGCGCCTGCAGGAGCGCGCCGGCCTCACCTTCAGCGCGCGTTGA
- a CDS encoding serine hydrolase yields MLVTATAVLPVSARELQPLATATPEQVGMSVERLGRITTMFTKEIADGKLPGAVVMVARKGKVVYSDAIGFQDKGAEMPMKLDSIFRIYSMTKPLVSVAAMMLVEDGVIQLTDPVSKFLPAFKEMQVSVASTGADGKTTYTNVPAAKPITVQDLLRHSAGLAYAEITKNEPVKAAYVEAKFSQPGVHEYDSRDMTPAEQVARMAKIPLIHQPATIWEYGMAVDILGRVIEAASGKRLSVFLDERLFTPLKMADTGFWVPSSKISRVAQPLPVDPASGLKTSVLDVSAEPKNDSGGAGAVSTATDYLRFGQMLLNGGELDGVRVLSRSTIKLMTSDHLGTRVAAPLQPGELLLGTPGYTFGLGFAVRQGDGVAGVPGSAGEFMWAGYAGTFFWVDPQEEIVGVYMTQAPSPIRAYYRKMFKALVYQALAD; encoded by the coding sequence ATGCTGGTCACTGCGACGGCCGTGTTGCCAGTCTCGGCGCGCGAACTCCAGCCCCTCGCCACGGCAACGCCTGAACAGGTCGGCATGTCGGTGGAGCGCCTTGGGCGCATCACCACAATGTTCACAAAAGAGATTGCCGACGGCAAGCTGCCGGGTGCGGTGGTCATGGTCGCCCGCAAGGGGAAGGTCGTCTATTCGGACGCCATCGGCTTCCAAGACAAGGGCGCGGAAATGCCGATGAAGCTCGATTCGATCTTCCGCATCTATTCAATGACCAAGCCGCTTGTCTCGGTAGCAGCTATGATGCTGGTCGAAGATGGCGTCATCCAGCTCACCGATCCCGTCTCCAAATTTCTGCCGGCCTTCAAAGAAATGCAAGTGAGCGTGGCAAGCACAGGCGCCGATGGCAAGACCACCTACACGAACGTACCGGCGGCCAAGCCGATCACCGTGCAGGACCTTCTGCGGCATAGCGCGGGTCTTGCCTATGCTGAGATCACCAAGAACGAACCGGTGAAGGCAGCCTACGTCGAGGCCAAGTTCTCCCAGCCGGGCGTGCATGAGTATGATTCCCGGGATATGACGCCTGCCGAGCAAGTCGCGCGCATGGCAAAGATACCCCTGATCCACCAGCCAGCCACGATCTGGGAGTACGGCATGGCCGTCGATATTCTCGGCCGTGTGATTGAGGCGGCGTCGGGCAAGCGGCTTTCTGTCTTCCTGGACGAACGACTGTTCACGCCGCTCAAAATGGCGGACACGGGCTTCTGGGTGCCATCGTCGAAGATCTCGCGCGTCGCGCAGCCGCTGCCGGTCGACCCGGCTTCAGGCCTGAAGACGAGCGTCCTCGATGTGTCGGCCGAGCCGAAGAATGATTCCGGCGGCGCTGGCGCAGTTTCGACCGCCACGGATTATTTGCGGTTCGGTCAGATGCTCCTGAATGGCGGCGAGCTGGACGGCGTACGCGTATTGAGCCGCTCCACCATCAAACTGATGACGTCAGACCATCTCGGCACACGCGTCGCAGCGCCGCTCCAGCCCGGCGAGCTTCTGCTGGGAACTCCCGGCTACACGTTCGGCCTTGGCTTTGCAGTGCGTCAGGGTGACGGCGTAGCTGGTGTGCCTGGCTCTGCGGGCGAGTTCATGTGGGCAGGTTACGCTGGCACCTTTTTCTGGGTCGATCCCCAGGAAGAGATCGTCGGTGTCTACATGACACAGGCCCCGAGCCCAATACGCGCCTATTACCGCAAGATGTTCAAGGCCCTCGTCTATCAGGCGCTCGCGGATTGA
- a CDS encoding medium chain dehydrogenase/reductase family protein, which produces MMEPRNRVVQVSRFGDPERLEVVDAPLPTAGRGEVRVRVLASSLNYTEVLIRRHLYPQTMRLRPPFVMGYDVVGEIDQLGEGVRGFQFGDRVADMTVVGSNADYRTLLANDVARVPAGVDAAEAATLILSWTTAYQLLHRAARVQRGQRVLVHGAAGAVGQALLVLGRLAGLELWGTARREHMALVRELGATPIDYKHEDFTRVLPGGFDVIVDGVGEDGYRRSYAALKPGGLLCAIGFSASVQAQRRMLPIVMEIARLYLWRLLPGGKRARFYSVNAMRARHPAWFKEDLERLFGLLAKGAIRPRIAERISFDEVADAHRRLEAGGLEGKLVLCPDLSSRHNQRAWKFPDAKAAG; this is translated from the coding sequence ATGATGGAGCCACGCAATCGCGTTGTTCAAGTCAGCCGCTTCGGTGATCCCGAGAGGCTGGAGGTGGTCGACGCTCCCCTGCCGACCGCCGGCCGGGGCGAGGTGCGGGTGCGCGTACTCGCGTCGAGCCTCAACTACACCGAGGTGCTGATCAGGCGTCATCTATACCCGCAAACGATGCGCCTCCGGCCGCCGTTCGTAATGGGCTACGACGTGGTCGGGGAAATCGATCAGCTCGGCGAAGGCGTACGCGGCTTTCAGTTTGGCGACCGCGTGGCCGACATGACGGTGGTCGGGTCAAACGCCGACTATCGCACGCTGCTGGCGAACGACGTGGCCCGCGTGCCGGCGGGCGTAGACGCGGCGGAGGCGGCCACGCTGATCTTGAGCTGGACGACCGCGTACCAGCTTCTGCACCGCGCGGCCCGGGTCCAGCGAGGCCAGCGCGTGCTCGTGCACGGCGCCGCCGGCGCCGTCGGCCAGGCGCTGCTCGTGCTCGGGAGACTGGCCGGCCTCGAGCTGTGGGGCACCGCGCGCCGCGAGCACATGGCGCTCGTCCGAGAGCTAGGGGCAACGCCGATCGACTACAAGCATGAGGATTTCACGCGGGTCCTGCCGGGCGGGTTCGACGTCATCGTCGACGGCGTTGGCGAAGACGGCTATCGCCGCTCATACGCGGCGCTCAAGCCAGGCGGCCTGCTCTGTGCCATCGGCTTCTCGGCGAGCGTGCAGGCACAGCGTCGCATGCTCCCTATCGTGATGGAGATCGCGCGCCTTTACCTGTGGAGATTGTTGCCCGGTGGCAAGCGGGCCCGCTTTTACTCGGTAAATGCCATGCGGGCGCGACATCCCGCCTGGTTCAAGGAGGACTTGGAGCGGCTGTTCGGGCTCTTGGCAAAAGGTGCCATCCGGCCGCGCATCGCCGAGCGGATCTCCTTCGACGAGGTCGCCGATGCTCACCGCCGCCTCGAGGCCGGCGGCCTCGAGGGCAAGCTCGTGCTGTGCCCGGATCTCTCGTCACGACACAATCAGCGCGCGTGGAAATTTCCCGACGCTAAGGCGGCTGGTTGA
- a CDS encoding dodecin domain-containing protein, translated as MPDRVYKVIELVGTSTESWEKAAANAVEQAAKSLRDLRIAEVVKLDMQLDDKGKVEAYRAKLNVSFKFEGS; from the coding sequence ATGCCCGATAGGGTCTACAAGGTCATTGAACTGGTCGGTACCAGCACCGAGTCATGGGAGAAGGCGGCCGCCAATGCGGTCGAGCAAGCTGCAAAATCTCTCCGAGATCTTCGCATTGCAGAGGTCGTCAAGCTCGATATGCAACTGGATGACAAGGGAAAAGTCGAGGCCTATCGCGCCAAGCTCAACGTATCGTTCAAGTTCGAGGGCTCCTGA
- a CDS encoding adenylate/guanylate cyclase domain-containing protein produces the protein MILSRRNTPKTTVALRLSAAMSGLFVLLSIPVLIFILVYNYERNSAAINATLDDVVTKTKRASIEDAENLIDPVAATLELIASFAAEDRELFRKQESRELLYQALTSARQVDAVFVSFEDGFHRVVTRMDDDRRRSDPKIPPTANWHSSYIDSFAGSLRRVRHRTFYDTWPHVVGSYDVDTIEDIRTLAGYQAAKNTRALVVEGPWPNPDTGYPVITLRTPIITDGSFIGCASGNITLNVLSEFLTSHRASRRSTTVIANATDGTIIAYPGDPKKGVRLENGRLELARLDTVADDDLREAYRSQIETRKDDFFFRSPQNGQQISASFTHFPTTFGKPWEVITLTPTDDFVGTLERTNRQMITLIAVLTGVELLLIYFFSRRLSRPIESVSRELRSVTDLTFSHAVSPSSYIQEVKELQTAVSLFETSLRSFSSFVPLDVVRKLIKTGTPLTLGVEQRFLTVLFSDLKDFSTLSEQIPPNDLLAQLSVYFEAVSHALAEESGTVDKFIGDGIMAFWGAPVHRDDHVLRGCCGAMRAIRRMQQLNADWSRQGRSPLQLRVGLHCADVLVGNVGSSERLSYTVMGDGVNVAARLEGVNKTFGTTVCISDSVVEAVERDVVARPIRKVQVKGRKREFMIYELLGIKASDDPELKPPDDAARLCELTRDASSYFERGEVDEAARRYEDILRAFPDDPVAKSLLAMCSAKEPI, from the coding sequence ATGATCCTTAGTCGTCGAAATACGCCCAAAACAACTGTTGCGCTGCGGCTAAGCGCGGCGATGTCCGGCTTATTCGTGCTTCTCAGCATTCCCGTACTGATCTTCATCCTGGTTTACAACTACGAGCGCAACTCTGCCGCGATCAATGCGACGCTGGACGACGTAGTAACGAAGACCAAGCGGGCAAGCATCGAAGATGCAGAAAACCTGATAGACCCGGTTGCGGCTACGCTCGAACTCATCGCATCGTTTGCCGCAGAAGACCGGGAGCTTTTCAGGAAGCAGGAGAGCCGTGAACTGCTCTACCAAGCACTCACTTCAGCGCGACAAGTCGACGCGGTGTTCGTCAGCTTCGAAGATGGCTTTCATCGGGTTGTTACCCGGATGGACGACGACCGCAGACGATCCGATCCGAAGATTCCGCCAACGGCAAACTGGCATTCCAGCTATATCGATAGCTTTGCCGGTTCCCTACGACGGGTTCGACATCGCACGTTTTACGATACTTGGCCCCACGTCGTAGGCAGCTATGATGTAGATACCATCGAGGACATCAGAACGCTCGCTGGCTACCAGGCAGCGAAGAATACCCGTGCACTGGTCGTGGAGGGACCTTGGCCCAATCCGGATACCGGCTATCCGGTCATTACCCTGAGGACCCCGATCATCACAGATGGCTCGTTTATCGGCTGCGCCTCGGGCAATATCACGCTCAATGTGCTTTCTGAATTTCTGACCAGCCACCGCGCCAGTCGCCGGAGCACTACGGTCATCGCGAATGCGACCGACGGCACGATTATCGCTTATCCGGGGGATCCCAAGAAAGGCGTGCGACTGGAGAACGGTCGACTCGAACTCGCCAGACTTGATACCGTTGCCGACGACGACCTCCGCGAGGCGTATCGATCGCAAATCGAAACCAGGAAGGACGACTTCTTCTTCCGGTCGCCGCAGAACGGACAGCAGATCAGCGCATCCTTTACTCATTTTCCGACAACTTTTGGTAAACCTTGGGAGGTGATCACTCTTACGCCAACCGATGATTTTGTCGGTACCCTCGAGCGGACTAACCGGCAAATGATAACCCTGATAGCCGTTTTGACGGGCGTCGAATTGCTGCTCATCTATTTCTTCTCGAGACGGCTGTCGCGTCCCATTGAATCTGTATCGCGGGAACTACGGTCGGTTACGGACCTGACGTTCTCGCACGCGGTCTCGCCATCATCATACATCCAGGAGGTCAAGGAGCTGCAAACCGCCGTTTCGCTCTTCGAGACCTCGCTCCGCTCTTTCTCCTCCTTCGTACCACTGGATGTCGTCAGAAAGCTGATCAAGACTGGAACGCCACTGACGCTCGGCGTCGAACAGCGCTTCTTGACGGTGCTTTTCAGCGACCTAAAGGATTTTTCCACTCTCTCGGAGCAAATACCGCCGAACGATCTTCTCGCGCAGCTCTCGGTCTATTTTGAAGCCGTCTCGCATGCGCTAGCTGAGGAGTCCGGCACGGTCGATAAGTTCATCGGCGACGGCATCATGGCGTTCTGGGGCGCTCCGGTCCATCGCGACGACCACGTGCTGCGTGGCTGCTGTGGCGCGATGCGGGCGATACGGCGAATGCAGCAACTCAATGCCGACTGGAGCAGGCAGGGCCGGTCGCCGTTGCAACTTCGCGTCGGGCTGCATTGCGCGGATGTGCTGGTCGGCAATGTCGGTTCAAGCGAACGGCTGAGCTATACGGTGATGGGGGATGGGGTGAATGTCGCGGCACGACTGGAAGGCGTCAACAAGACGTTTGGCACCACGGTCTGCATCAGCGACAGCGTGGTCGAGGCCGTCGAGCGGGACGTCGTGGCAAGACCGATCAGGAAGGTTCAGGTCAAAGGCCGCAAGCGCGAGTTCATGATCTATGAGCTTCTGGGCATCAAAGCCAGCGACGATCCGGAGCTGAAACCGCCGGACGATGCGGCCAGACTGTGCGAATTGACGCGGGACGCCTCATCATATTTCGAGCGAGGCGAAGTGGATGAAGCCGCCCGCCGCTACGAAGATATCTTGCGGGCCTTCCCCGACGATCCAGTTGCAAAGTCGCTGCTTGCGATGTGTTCAGCTAAAGAGCCGATCTAA
- a CDS encoding response regulator yields MGSICRTKRAISQPFIGPLRLKSVTRAEYLTTPLFKNKQKVRELCERMILYRLAPSVARTAMSDNKLKGCRVLIVEDEYFLASDLETALKLQGASIVGPIGHFDAAYRQAARDHFDVAIIDINLHNEAAYPIADELIRQSIPFVFCSGYDAKVIPERFTGVSLWQKPVDLPKLVDRIAQLCR; encoded by the coding sequence ATGGGATCGATTTGCCGGACTAAGCGCGCAATCTCCCAACCTTTCATCGGCCCTTTGAGATTGAAGTCGGTCACGAGAGCTGAGTACTTGACCACGCCGCTTTTCAAAAATAAACAAAAGGTGCGGGAACTTTGTGAGCGCATGATCCTTTACCGATTGGCTCCATCGGTCGCGCGAACAGCTATGAGCGACAACAAGCTGAAGGGGTGCCGTGTTCTCATCGTCGAGGACGAATACTTTTTGGCTAGCGATCTAGAGACCGCGCTGAAACTTCAAGGCGCAAGTATCGTCGGACCGATTGGTCATTTTGATGCAGCGTACCGTCAAGCGGCGCGCGATCATTTCGACGTCGCCATCATCGACATCAACCTCCACAACGAGGCGGCTTACCCAATAGCCGACGAGTTGATCCGGCAGAGCATACCCTTTGTCTTCTGTAGCGGGTACGATGCCAAGGTTATTCCGGAGCGGTTTACAGGCGTGAGCCTGTGGCAGAAACCTGTTGACCTGCCGAAACTGGTCGATCGCATCGCGCAACTGTGTCGGTGA
- a CDS encoding amidohydrolase family protein — protein sequence MKAGINTLCIHKGLLPPDYEKSFAGVWEYATAWDIGKAAKDWPQMNFVIYHSALRPFLELPDQAWADFEQTGRIQWATDLAEIPQKFGVTNVYAELGTSFANSAVAHPKFCAALVGTLIKGMGVDHVMWGTDSVWYGSPQWQIEALRRLEIPEDMQRKYGFAALGDANSATKQLIFAGNATRFYKIKLKAAENTRMPAFSEDRLAALKSEYTQASKRPSNLRYGYVRAT from the coding sequence GTGAAGGCCGGCATCAATACGCTGTGCATCCACAAGGGGCTGCTGCCACCCGATTATGAGAAGTCGTTCGCCGGCGTGTGGGAATACGCAACGGCGTGGGACATCGGAAAGGCCGCGAAGGATTGGCCGCAGATGAACTTCGTGATCTATCACTCGGCGCTGCGGCCGTTCCTCGAACTACCCGATCAGGCCTGGGCGGATTTCGAGCAGACCGGCCGTATCCAGTGGGCCACCGATCTCGCGGAAATCCCGCAGAAGTTCGGCGTCACCAACGTCTATGCCGAGCTCGGCACGTCCTTTGCCAACTCGGCGGTGGCGCATCCGAAGTTCTGCGCCGCGCTGGTCGGCACGCTGATCAAGGGGATGGGGGTCGACCACGTCATGTGGGGCACCGACTCGGTCTGGTACGGCTCACCACAGTGGCAGATCGAGGCGCTGCGCCGGCTCGAAATCCCCGAGGATATGCAGAGGAAGTACGGCTTTGCGGCGCTTGGCGACGCCAACAGCGCGACCAAGCAGCTGATCTTCGCGGGCAACGCAACCAGGTTCTACAAGATCAAGCTGAAGGCGGCCGAGAATACCAGGATGCCGGCCTTTTCCGAGGACCGCCTCGCGGCGCTCAAGAGCGAGTACACACAAGCTTCCAAGCGACCGTCGAACCTGCGCTACGGTTACGTTCGCGCCACCTAA
- a CDS encoding amidase, whose product MQAPPPPATAPRILRKPPLPELQRIARSYNLNLGADDLTSFRNLMDGVLASYRRLDQFAEPTLAVKYPRDAGFRPPASDNRLNAWYWRCSIKGATSGPLAGKKIAIKDNVCVAGIPMMNGSNVLEGYVPDVDATIVTRILDAGGEIVGKSVCEHLCFSGGSHTSDTGPVLNPHDPKRSAGGSSSGSAALVVAGECDMAIGGDQGGSIRIPSGWCGAVGHKPTHGLVPYTGVFPIELTLDHTGPIARTAGDAAQLLEVLAGFDGFDPRQPAGLRTEPYTKQLTGHARGLRIGIVTEGFGWPNSEPDVDTMVRETAQRLTRAGATVSEVSIPLHRDGIHIWNAIAVEGATMLMVAGNSMGTNWKGHYTTSLLDFYGRSRRVRANDLSETVKLVILLGQYMQDNYQGRYYAKAQNLARVLRAAYDEALNGVDLLLMPTLPLKATLLPAPDASREDYVARALEMISNTCPFDVTGHPAATVPAGMSAGLPVGMMLIGRHWEDGTVLRAADAFQIVG is encoded by the coding sequence ATGCAGGCGCCACCCCCGCCGGCGACGGCGCCGCGGATTCTGCGCAAGCCGCCGCTGCCTGAGTTGCAGCGCATCGCCAGATCGTACAACTTGAATCTCGGCGCCGACGATCTGACGTCGTTCCGCAACCTTATGGACGGCGTGCTCGCGTCATACCGTCGCCTGGACCAGTTCGCGGAGCCGACATTGGCGGTCAAATACCCGCGGGACGCGGGGTTCCGTCCACCCGCCTCGGACAATCGGCTCAACGCTTGGTACTGGAGGTGCTCGATTAAAGGCGCAACGTCGGGGCCTCTCGCGGGCAAGAAAATCGCCATCAAAGACAATGTGTGCGTCGCCGGCATCCCGATGATGAACGGTTCCAACGTGCTGGAGGGCTACGTCCCCGACGTGGACGCGACCATTGTGACCCGGATCCTCGATGCCGGTGGGGAGATCGTCGGCAAGTCCGTCTGTGAGCATCTTTGCTTCTCGGGCGGCAGCCATACCTCCGACACCGGGCCCGTGCTCAATCCGCACGATCCGAAGCGATCTGCCGGAGGCTCCTCCAGTGGCAGCGCCGCGCTTGTCGTCGCTGGCGAGTGCGACATGGCCATCGGGGGCGACCAGGGAGGGTCGATCCGAATTCCCAGCGGTTGGTGCGGAGCGGTTGGCCACAAGCCCACCCACGGGCTTGTGCCCTACACAGGCGTCTTTCCGATTGAATTGACACTTGATCATACCGGGCCCATTGCCCGTACCGCCGGCGATGCCGCCCAGCTTCTCGAGGTGCTCGCCGGGTTCGATGGCTTCGACCCGCGCCAACCGGCGGGACTGCGCACGGAACCGTATACCAAGCAGCTCACCGGACACGCCCGCGGCCTGCGAATCGGGATCGTCACGGAAGGATTTGGCTGGCCCAATTCCGAGCCAGACGTCGACACCATGGTACGCGAGACGGCGCAGCGCCTGACCCGAGCGGGGGCAACCGTGAGCGAGGTATCGATTCCCCTTCACCGCGACGGCATCCATATCTGGAACGCTATCGCCGTTGAGGGCGCCACGATGCTGATGGTCGCCGGCAACAGCATGGGAACCAACTGGAAAGGTCACTACACAACTTCGCTCCTGGACTTCTACGGTCGGAGCCGGCGGGTGCGCGCCAATGATCTTTCGGAGACCGTCAAGCTCGTCATCCTACTCGGCCAGTACATGCAGGACAATTACCAGGGCCGCTACTACGCCAAGGCCCAGAACCTCGCGCGCGTGCTCCGCGCCGCCTACGATGAGGCGCTCAACGGAGTCGATCTCCTGCTCATGCCGACGTTGCCCTTGAAGGCCACGCTGCTCCCAGCCCCGGACGCGAGCCGCGAGGACTACGTCGCGCGGGCCCTCGAAATGATTTCCAACACTTGCCCGTTCGACGTCACTGGCCATCCTGCCGCCACGGTTCCGGCAGGCATGTCGGCAGGGCTCCCTGTCGGCATGATGCTGATCGGACGCCATTGGGAGGACGGTACCGTGTTGCGTGCGGCTGACGCGTTCCAGATCGTCGGGTAG